A genomic stretch from Aerococcaceae bacterium zg-1292 includes:
- a CDS encoding DUF4044 domain-containing protein codes for MSQKKKKKLTRMERIVRFTAILMVITMLASLVISLYFSLQSFF; via the coding sequence ATGAGTCAAAAGAAAAAGAAAAAATTAACCCGTATGGAACGCATCGTACGCTTTACGGCGATATTAATGGTTATTACGATGCTGGCTTCTTTAGTTATCAGTTTATATTTTAGTTTACAAAGTTTCTTTTAA
- the gndA gene encoding NADP-dependent phosphogluconate dehydrogenase, with the protein MSKQQIGVVGMAVMGRNIALNIESRGYSVALYNRTGSKTTSVIEENPGKNLKATYTVEEFVDSLEVPRKILLMVQAGKGTDLTIEALLPHLEKGDILIDGGNTYYKDTIRRSEYLANSGINFIGTGVSGGEEGALLGPSIMPGGQKEAYDLVAPILEQIAAKASEDGKPCVTYIGPNGAGHYVKMVHNGIEYGDMQLIAESYDILHRGLGLSAQEIGDIFTEWNQGELDSFLMEISAQILKTTDPETGKPMVEVIMDRAGNKGTGKWTSQSALDLGEPLSLITESVFARYISSQKDQRLKASEVIPNVDAKLTLEKEEREQLIEAIRQALYFSKIMSYAQGFAQMREASEVYDWNLPYGEIARIFRAGCIIRAKFLQKITDAYEKDANLANLMLDDYFLDIVSTHHQAVRHVVSVAIAAGIPVPTFSAAIAYYDSYRSAVLPANLIQAQRDFFGAHTYNRVDKPGTFHFHWNDVREEQLED; encoded by the coding sequence ATGTCAAAACAACAAATTGGTGTTGTCGGAATGGCTGTAATGGGACGCAATATTGCGTTAAATATTGAAAGTCGTGGGTATTCAGTTGCATTGTATAACCGTACGGGTTCGAAAACAACATCCGTTATCGAAGAAAATCCAGGTAAAAATTTAAAAGCGACTTATACTGTGGAAGAATTTGTTGATTCTTTAGAAGTACCACGTAAAATTTTATTAATGGTACAAGCAGGTAAAGGAACAGACTTGACAATCGAAGCATTATTACCACATTTAGAAAAAGGTGATATTTTAATCGATGGTGGAAACACTTACTATAAAGATACTATTCGCCGTAGTGAATATTTAGCGAATTCAGGTATAAACTTTATCGGTACAGGTGTTTCTGGTGGAGAAGAAGGTGCGTTATTAGGACCTTCAATTATGCCTGGTGGTCAAAAAGAAGCTTATGATTTAGTGGCACCAATATTAGAACAAATTGCTGCGAAAGCAAGCGAAGATGGCAAACCATGTGTGACGTATATTGGCCCTAATGGCGCTGGGCATTATGTAAAAATGGTACATAATGGTATTGAATATGGTGATATGCAATTAATTGCTGAATCCTATGATATTTTGCATCGTGGTTTAGGTCTATCGGCACAAGAAATTGGTGATATTTTCACTGAGTGGAACCAAGGTGAATTAGATAGTTTCTTAATGGAAATTTCAGCACAAATTTTAAAAACAACTGATCCTGAAACAGGTAAGCCGATGGTCGAAGTGATTATGGACCGTGCCGGTAATAAAGGTACGGGCAAATGGACCTCTCAAAGTGCATTAGATTTAGGTGAGCCTTTATCATTAATTACTGAATCTGTTTTTGCTCGCTATATTTCAAGTCAAAAAGATCAACGTCTTAAAGCAAGTGAAGTGATTCCGAATGTGGACGCTAAACTAACACTTGAGAAAGAAGAACGTGAACAATTAATTGAAGCGATTCGTCAAGCCTTGTACTTCAGTAAAATCATGAGTTATGCGCAAGGATTCGCTCAAATGCGTGAAGCAAGTGAAGTTTATGATTGGAATTTACCATATGGTGAAATCGCAAGAATTTTCCGTGCAGGTTGTATTATTCGGGCAAAATTCTTACAAAAAATTACCGATGCGTATGAAAAAGATGCGAATTTAGCGAATTTAATGTTAGATGATTATTTCTTAGATATCGTATCAACTCATCATCAAGCGGTACGCCATGTTGTATCAGTTGCGATTGCTGCAGGGATTCCAGTACCAACATTTTCAGCTGCCATTGCTTACTATGATTCTTATCGTTCAGCGGTATTACCAGCTAACTTAATTCAAGCACAACGTGACTTCTTCGGTGCGCATACGTATAACCGCGTGGATAAACCAGGCACATTCCATTTCCATTGGAATGATGTACGTGAAGAACAATTAGAAGATTAA